TGTCATGGCCCAGAGAATTATCTGTGCTGGGGTTCATATAGACAAAGAGTCCTGATCCAAAAAAACAGATCACTGCTGTCAGGTGAGAAGTACAGGTGTTGAAAGCCTTGGACCTGCCTTCAACAGAGCTGATCTTCAGGATGGTGGCAAGGATATAACCATAAGATATCATGATGACAAAGACAGATATCACACCAAAAATCACTGCTATCACAAATTTCATGACTTTTAGGAAAAAGGTTTCAGAGCAGGATAGGACTAATAATTGAGGCAGATCACAGAAGAAGTGGTTGATAATATTTGGCCCACAGAAATTGAGCTGAAGTAAGGCACACAGTTGAATCAATGAACCAAAGAGACCAGTTATATAGGCTCCAACTGTCATCTGGACACAGAGGGTGGGCGACATGGTGGCGGTGTAGAGCAGAGGATCACAAATGGCAGCATATCGGTCATAAGCCATGGCTGCCAGGAGACAGCACTCAGTCAGACCCAGGCTAGAGAAGAAGAAGTACTGTATGGTGCATCCCCAAAAGGAGATGGATCTAGGCTTCTGGAAGAAGTCTGAGAGCATTTTGGGGGTTGTGGAGGTAACATAG
The nucleotide sequence above comes from Mustela nigripes isolate SB6536 unplaced genomic scaffold, MUSNIG.SB6536 HiC_scaffold_2259, whole genome shotgun sequence. Encoded proteins:
- the LOC132008933 gene encoding olfactory receptor 5AN6-like: MAGGRNSTIVIRFILLGFSDYPKLKIVLFAVFLGSYFLTVAWNLGLIILIRMESYLHTPMYFFLSNLSFLDFCYVTSTTPKMLSDFFQKPRSISFWGCTIQYFFFSSLGLTECCLLAAMAYDRYAAICDPLLYTATMSPTLCVQMTVGAYITGLFGSLIQLCALLQLNFCGPNIINHFFCDLPQLLVLSCSETFFLKVMKFVIAVIFGVISVFVIMISYGYILATILKISSVEGRSKAFNTCTSHLTAVICFFGSGLFVYMNPSTDNSLGHDKMASVFYTMVIPMLNPLIYSLRNKEIKDAIKRCKKKAFSHCHC